A genome region from Brassica oleracea var. oleracea cultivar TO1000 chromosome C2, BOL, whole genome shotgun sequence includes the following:
- the LOC106327915 gene encoding dolichyl-diphosphooligosaccharide--protein glycosyltransferase subunit 1B: MAARIWIFSVAVALFLSFSSAQDLQIVNAERRIDLSSHIVKAFFTLKVENIGKDPAADMLLAFPPTQIKHLSMVQAMAITGKKKKKTYLPLDVKPTEQPDAPNDTGYFLVSFATPLTPGETVTLEVLYILTHSLEPFPSEIAQSESQLVYYRDSAVILSPYHIKQQTTFFKTPSARVESFTNVEPANRAGKEIKYGPYEDRAPYSYAPVNVHFENNSPFAVVEELVREIEISHWGSLQITENYRLTHGGARHKGVFSRVDYQSRRSISGSSSFNALLAVLPPKVNSVYYRDDIGNISTSHLRTGFKKSELEFEPRYPLFGGWRATFIIGYRVPLEDYLFEAPDGRRYLNFTFGCPLVETIVNKLTIKVVLPEGSKDPSAVLPFTVNQDLQVKYSYLDIVGRTVVVLQKDNVVPTHNVPFQVYYTFKPIYMLAEPFMLVSAFFFVFVASLAYVHIDLNIVKK; encoded by the exons ATGGCTGCTCGTATCTGGATCTTCTCCGTAGCTGTAGCTCTATTCTTATCGTTTTCGTCCGCTCAGGATCTCCAGATCGTAAATGCCGAGCGAAGG ATCGATTTAAGCTCACATATCGTGAAGGCCTTCTTCACCCTTAAG GTGGAAAATATTGGGAAAGATCCTGCGGCAGATATGCTTCTTGCTTTCCCACCTACCCAGATCAAGCATTTGTCTATGGTCCAAGCCATGGCAATTACAGGCAAGAAGAAGAAGAAAACCTACTTGCCTCTAGATGTCAAACCAACCGAACAACCTGACGCACCAAACGACACCGGATACTTCCTTGTTTCCTTTGCCACCCCCTTAACCCCGGGCGAAACCGTTACACTCGAGGTGCTATACATACTGACTCATTCCCTGGAGCCTTTCCCATCAGAGATAGCCCAGTCAGAATCTCAGCTGGTTTACTACCGGGACAGTGCAGTAATACTCTCACCTTATCATATTAAGCAACAGACGACTTTTTTCAAGACTCCTAGTGCTAGAGTAGAGTCTTTCACTAACGTCGAGCCTGCTAACCGAGCTGGAAAAGAGATCAAATATGGACCTTATGAGGACCGTGCTCCGTACTCCTACGCACCTGTGAACGTTCACTTTGAGAATAACAGTCCGTTTGCTGTTGTTGAGGAGCTTGTGCGTGAGATTGAGATTTCGCACTGGGGTAGCCTTCAGATAACGGAGAATTACAGGTTGACTCATGGGGGAGCTCGTCATAAGGGTGTCTTCTCAAG GGTTGACTATCAATCTAGACGTTCCATCAGTGGTTCATCCTCATTCAATGCGCTCCTTGCAGTACTTCCTCCCAAAGTTAACTCTGTTTACTACAGGGATGACATTGGAAACATCTCAACTTCACATTTGCGTACTGGCTTTAAGAAG TCAGAACTTGAATTTGAACCGCGATACCCGTTATTTGGAGGGTGGAGAGCAACATTTATCATCGGCTATCGAGTTCCATTGGAAGACTATCTCTTTGAAGCACCAGATGGCAGACGTTACTTGAACTTTACCTTTGGCTGCCCGCTCGTTGAAACTATAGTTAACAAGTTGACTATCAAA GTCGTGCTTCCTGAAGGATCAAAGGACCCTTCTGCTGTTTTGCCCTTCACAGTCAATCAAGACTTACAG GTCAAATACTCATACCTTGACATCGTGGGAAGAACCGTGGTTGTGTTGCAAAAGGATAATGTAGTTCCCACTCACAACGTACCCTTCCAG